CCGGCGACTGCAGGAGCGGCGCCAGCACGCGGGCGTCTCCCTGGAGGACGCGGCCCGGGCCCTGCGGGTCAAGCCGCTGACCGTACGACGCCTGGAGAAGGCGGAGGTCGGACTGCGGCCCCTCTACGTGGAGATCCTGCTGGAGACGTACGGGGCCGGCCGGCAGGAGATCGAGGAGTTCGTCGGTCTCGCCGAGCGGGCCAACGAGCCGGGCTGGTGGCACCCCTACCGCGATGTGCTGCCGAGCTGGTTCAGCGCCTACGTCAGCCTGGAGACCGCGGCCCGTACCCTGCGCGCCTACGAGCCCCACTACGTCACCGGGCTGCTGCAGACCGCGCGTTACGCGCGCGCGGTCCTGAGCGGCGGCTTCCCGAACGACCGGGACGACGACCTGCGGCGCCGCGTCGACCTGCGGCTGCGCCGCCAGAGCCTGCTGGAGAGATCCGACGCGCCCACACTGTGGGTGGTGCTGGAGGAGGCCGTGCTGCACCGGGTGGTGGGCGACGCCGAGGTGATGCGCGAGCAGATCGACCGGCTGCTCGAGATGTCGGAACAGGAGCACGTCAGCGTCGACGTCGTGCCGTTCGCGGCCGGCGCCCACGTCGGCGCGTGCGCCCCGTTCACCTACTTCCGGTTCGAGGAGCCGGAACTGCCCGACATCGTCTACACCGAGATCCTCTCCGGCGCCGTCTATCTGGACCAGCGCTCCGATGTCGCCGCCCATCTGGAGGCGCACAACCGCATGTCCCTGCTGACCTCGGACCACGACAGCAGGGCACTCCTGAACCGGATGCGCAAGGAGTACTCATGACCGGCGCCCAGGGCATCGAGGGCCGTGCCCACCACCACGTCTACAACGGGATGCCCGCCGCCGACCTCGGCGAGCACGGCTGGGAGTCCCCGTGGAGCGGCCCCAACGGCGGCCAGTGCGTGCAGACGAAGCAACTGGCCGACGGACGGGTGGCGATGAGGCAGTCGACCGATCCCGGCGGCCCCGCGCTGATCTACACCCCCGAGGAGATCGCCGCGTTCGTCGCGGGCGTCAAACGGGGCCTCGCCGACCATCTCACGGCCGGCTGAGACCCGGGCACGGACGGCGCGAGGCGTCCGCCCACCGGCCTGATCCGCCGGACACCCCCCACACACAGCACCGAAAGGCACAGGATGACCACCTCGAACGCCCCGCGGGACATCGACACCAGCAGGCCGCACTCCGCCCGGATGTACGACTACTACCTCGGCGGCAAGGACCACTTCGACGTGGACAAGCAGGCCGCGGAGACCGTGGCGTCGGTCTACCCGGGCATCTTCGTGTGCGCCCGGGAGAACCGCGCGTTCATGCACCGGGCGACCAGGGTCCTCGCGCGCGAGCACGGCATCCGCCAGTGGCTGGACATCGGCACCGGCATTCCCACCGAACCCAACCTGCACCAGGTCGCCCAGTCGGTGGTCCCCGACGCACGCGTCGTCTACGCCGACAACGACCCGCTCGTCCTGAAGTACGCGGAGCGGCTGATGCGCAGCACGCCCCAGGGCCGTACGGCCTATGTCCACGGTGACGTGAACGACCCCGGCGCGCTGCTCGCCGCGCCCGCCCTGGCCGATGTGCTCGACCTGGACCGGCCGGTGGCCCTGTCCCTCAACGCGCTCATGCACTTCGTCACCGACGCGCAGGACCCGTACGGCATCGTGGGCCGGCTGCTGGACGCCCTGCCGTCGGGCAGCGCGCTGGCCCTCAGCCACTGCACGCCCGACTTCGATCCGGTCACCTGGCAGAAGGTCACCGACATCTACACGGGGGCGGGCACGCCGGTGCGGTTCCGCTCACAGCAGGACGTCACCCGCTTCTTCGACGGGCTCGACCTCCTCGACCCCGGGGTCACGGTCGGCCACCGCTGGCGTCCGGACGGCGCCGTCGAGGCCACGGACGCCACCGTCAGTCTCTGGACGGGCGTCGGCATCAAGCCCTGACCGGCCCCCACCCCCACCACCACCGGCACACCGACAGCTCGACAGGAGTTACAGATGCACGACACGGGCGGCCTGGGTGACGTCGTCGCGGACGCCTACACGCTGGGCGACGGCGACTGGGCCATGGAACCCGTCGCCCGTGGCGCGCTCGGTCAGATCTGGAAGCTGACGCGGAAGGACGCGCCGAACGGCCCGGCGGGCGGGCCGGCGTGGGCGGTGAAGGAGTTGCTCTTCGACGGTGACGAGGAGCAGGTTCTGCGGGAGTCCGCGCTGCGCGGCGCCGCGGAGCGGCTGGGCATCGCCTCTCCGCGGCTCTTCGCCGACCGTGCGGGCGCCTGCCTCACACGGCTCGGCGGCTCACCCGACGGGCCCTGGGTGAAGCTGTACGAGTGGGTCGACGGAGTCCCGGCGGACGCGTCCGATCCGGAGATCCTCAGCTGGTGCGGGCGGACGCTCGCCGCCCTGCACCGGGCCGGGGCGGAGCCGGCCGGGACGCCCGACCCCTGGTACGAGCGGTGCCCTTCGCCCGCCGAGTGGGCGCAGCTCCACTCACGGGTGCGGCGGGCCGGCGTGCCGTGGTCGGACGCCCTGGGCCGGTTCGTCGCCTCGGCGGCCGGGGAGCTCGCCCGCCACGTCTCGGCGTCCGTCACCGAGGGCGTCCCGGCCGACGGTGAGGAGGTGGTGGTGTCGCACCTCGATGTGAAGCCCCAGAACGTGCTGGTGGGGCCCCGCGGGCCGGTTCTCCTCGACTGGGACAACGCCGGGCCGACGTCGGCGGGGCGCGAACTCGCGCAGGCCGCGTTCGTCTGGTCCGGCGGGAACGACTTCCACGCCGGGTCCGCCCGGCGGCTGGTGCGCGCGTACCGGGAAGCCGGGGGCCGCCCCGTGCTCAGGGGCCTCGGCTCGTTCTCGATGCTGTTCGCCACGGCCCTGAACTACGTCCGCGTGCAGGCCGAGTGCGCGATCGACCCGACGGTGACGCCGGCGCAACGGGAGTTCGCGAGCGGTCAGGTCGTCGCCTCGCTGCGGGATCTGCCGGATCCGGCCGCCGTCGCACGGCTGGCGGAGTGTCTGGAGTCCGCGTGGTGACGGCAGTCGCCCGGCAGGAGGCGGGGGACGCCGGTCAGCGGTCCGTCGGCGGCAGACGGTCCAGGCCCGTGTCGCGCAGAATGCGCTCGACGGTGTCGTCGAGGGCGCTGTCCGCGCCGATGACGGTCTCGGCCCCGCCCGGCAGCAGATCCAGGGGGCGGTACCAGTCGCGCAGGTCCGCCTCGCCCACCTCGTGCGCGATCGGCTTGGTGGCGTGGCGCCGGAGGGTCTCGGCGAACGGCACGTCGAGGTAGTAGGCGTGGGTGGGGCCGCGGTGGTCGGCGCGCAGCCGGGCGAGCATGACGCCGTAGTGGTCGGCGTACATGAGGCCCTCGAGGACGACGTGGTAGCCGGCGTCCAGGGCGTAGCGGGCGACGGCGTCGATCAGTCCGATGTTCGCGGCCCCGGGCCGGTCGCGCTCGCGCAGCACGACCCGGCGGAGGTTGTCCTGGCCCACCAGGGCGAGACCGCGGCCGAACCGGTCGCGCAGGGCCGCCGCGATCGAGGACTTGCCCGAGGCGCTGTTGCCGCGCAGCACGACCAGCCGGGTGTCACGGGTGCCTGCCTTCACGGCGGCCACGGTACCGGTCCCGAGCCCCGGCGGTCGGGGCGCCGGCGCGGCCGTGGGCCCGGTCGTGGGGCCGCGCGTCGACAACGTCCGGGAGCACCGATACGCCACACCGGGCATTTGCGCCGATAGGTCGCTGAAGCCGAACGAAAATGTTAACTGGTGTCCGTAACATGGCCGTTGGGACGTAAGTTGTGGCTCGACCTGCTCACGCCACGGCTGAAAGACGGACGCCCCTCATGACCGACCATGTCACCACGCCAGGACCTGCGGCCCCTCAGAAGATCGACACGACGGTGCCGCACTCGGCCCGCATCTGGAACTACTGGCTGGGCGGGAAGGACAACTACCCCGTCGACGAGCAGGCCGGCGACGCGTACACCGCCGTCTTCCCCGGCATCGTCACCATCGCCCGCAGCAGCCGGGCCTTCCTGCGCCGCAACATCACCTTCCTCGTCGCCGAGGCCGGCATTCGCCAGTTCCTCGACGTGGGGACCGGCCTGCCGACCGCCGAGAACACCCACGAGGTCGCCCAGGGCCTGGCTCCCGAGACGCGGATCGTCTACGTCGACAACGACCCGCTGGTCCTCGCGCACGCCCGCGCCCTGCTCACCTCCACCCCGCAGGGCGCGACCGCGTACGTCGACGCCAACGTGCTGGACCCCGAGCGCATCCTGGCGGCGGCCGCCGAGACGCTGGACTTCACCCGCCCCACGGCGCTCATCCTCAGCAACATCCTGGGCCATGTCGCCGACTACGACGAGGCCCGCTCCGTCGTCACCCGGCTGATGGCCGCCCTGCCCTCCGGGAGCTACCTGTCCGTCAACGACGGTTCGCGGGGCGTGGACCCGGTCTTCGAGCAGGCCCAGGACGCTTACAACGAGAGCGGCGCGGTCCCGTACAACCTGCGCACGGTCGACGAGATCACGGCGTACTTCGAGGGCCTCGAGCTGCTGGAGCCCGGAGTCGTCTCGGTTCCGCTGTGGCGTCCGGAGTCCGCCTCCCCGGCCCCGGCCGTGATCGGCGAGCACGGCGGCCTCGCCCGCAAGCCCTAGCGGACGGCCGGACCGCCGGGCGGGCCGGACCGCCCGGCGGTCCGGGCGAACGGACCTCGCCTCCGCCGCGACAGCCCGTCAGGGGCATCGCGGCGGGGGCGTCGCGCCGTCACCCCCGCCGGAGCGCGTCGCGGACGTGCTCCCCGAGGCCGCTCACAACAGTCGTCGGATGTCGCCGCGGACCCGGTAGAAGCCGCCGGCCGCCGAGTGCAGGGCGTCCACCACGTACCGCGCCCCGGGCTCGCGTATCTCACGCGGGAACTGCACGTTCCACGACGTGTCGTAGCCCTCGGAGACCACGTGCACCCGGACGCGGCCGCCCTCCCGGACGCACTCGACGACGACGGCGCCGGCGGGCGCCTGGGCGACCGTCGCCACCGCGCTCACGGCGGTGGCCGGCGCATAGGTCGGCAGGACCGCCGCGAGCTTCACGTCCCGGGCCACCGGCACGGTGCCCTGCTGCGCCGCGGAGACGGCCGTCTCGCTCGCGTCCACGCAGACCAGCGAGCCGTCCGTGGTCACCAGGTACAGCCGTTCGTCGTGGTACTGCATCGACAGGGCCGAGCCGCCGCCGGTGCCGAGCTTCCACAGGCGCGTGCCGTCCCGGTCGAAGCAGTAGACGGACGACGACGCGTCACCCGCGAACACGAACCGGCCGCCCGGCGAGGTGGCGCACGAGTACACCGCGCTGTCACAGCCGTACGTGGCCTCGATCGCGCCGGTCGCCTTCGACAGCCGCTGGACCACGCGGTGGGCGGTGCCCGCGTACACGGCGTCGTCCTCCTGCCAGCCGAAGAGGACGCCGCCGCGGGTGGGCGTGTGCCAGAGCTCGCCGCCGCCGTCGGGCGCGTAGGCGGTGACGCCCCGGTGGTGGCCGTGGTAGACGCCGCGGTCGTCGGCGCGGACCATCCAGGCGTGCTCGCCCTGGCTGCGGCGGGCCCACTGGTGCTCGTCCTCGTGGTCGATGACGGTGAGCCGACCGCCCCGGTCCGAGACGTTCAGCACGCCCTCGTGGATGTCCAGCCAGAAGATGTCGACGTCGGCCGTGATGTCGTAGGCCGCGAACGGCAGCTTGGACGACAGGTCGTACACCTTGCCGTCGTCGCAGCCGGCGTAGATCCAGAAGTCGTCGGCGACCAGGCACTTCACGCCGTCCGGCAGGTTGAAGCGGGCGAGGACGCCGCCTTCGTGGTCCAGGGTGTAGACGTCGCCCGCCTGGTTGCCGACCCAGCAGTGGTCGTCGTCGACATGGATGCCGAAGGCGGAGGAGCCGGTGCGGAACCGCCACAGCACCGGGGCCACCGCGCGCGCCGTGGACGGCGCCGACGCGACCTGACGGCGCGTGACCGCACGGGGGGCGCGCTGCCCGGCGACGGCCGGGGCATAGCCCTTGCGGACCTTCTCCCCGACCTTCTTCGCGGCGGCGGCGCGCGCCTTCTCGGCGGTGGGGAACGCGGTCGTCTGCACCTGGCCCGTGGCGCCGATCCGCCCGTAGCGCACCGTCACCACCGTGCCGTCGACGGTGACTTCGTAGAACTTGTGCGCGCTCCCGTCGTCCTGCGACAACTCCAGATACGTCGTGGACAGCGTGCTGGACCCGGCAGACATGACACACCCCTCCCCAGGCGGGCCCGCGGCCGTTCCGGCGAGTCCCACTGATCGAACCGTAGGCGCAGGCACTGACATCGGGGTGCCGCGCAGGCTCCGGTGGCGGCCCGGGCGCCGGGCGGCGCCGTCAGTCCTCGGCGTCCTTCCCCGGACGGCCGGGCGGGGCCTCGCCCGCGGTGAGGTGTTCCAGGACCTCGACCAGTTCCTGACAGGCACGTTCCACGGAGCGGCGGGTGTTGCGCTGCTCCGTGATCACCGCGGACAGGAGCAGGGCGGTCAGGGCCATCGTCCCGTTGAAGGCCTGGAGTTTGATCATCACCTCGATCCGGGACAGACCCTCGAAGGGCCCGACGGCGTCCGTCGCGGCGACCGTGGCGAGGACCGAGGTGAACAGGGCGCACAGCATGCTGCCGGCGAGCTGGAAGCGCAGTGCCGCCCAGATCAGCAGCGGGTAGACCAGGAACAGGAGGCTGACGGGACTCCGCGTGGCCAGCGGGACCAGGACGCAGGCGCTCAGGGCCAGTCCCGTGGCCTCCTTCCAGCGCGACAGGTCCAGGGGCAGGCGCATCGCGAACAGCATCAGCAGCACGGGGGTGACGAGCAGCACGCCCATCGCGTCGCCGACCCACCAGGCGAGCCAGACCGGCCAGAAGCTGTGCGCGCCGAGGCGGTCGGTGAGCAGCAGCAGACCGACGCCCACGGTCGCGCTCACCAGCATCGCCGTGAGCGCCCCCAGGAACACCAGTGCGAGGCCGTCGCGCAGTCGGGCCAGGTCGTTGCGG
The window above is part of the Streptomyces sp. NBC_00425 genome. Proteins encoded here:
- a CDS encoding SAM-dependent methyltransferase, yielding MTTSNAPRDIDTSRPHSARMYDYYLGGKDHFDVDKQAAETVASVYPGIFVCARENRAFMHRATRVLAREHGIRQWLDIGTGIPTEPNLHQVAQSVVPDARVVYADNDPLVLKYAERLMRSTPQGRTAYVHGDVNDPGALLAAPALADVLDLDRPVALSLNALMHFVTDAQDPYGIVGRLLDALPSGSALALSHCTPDFDPVTWQKVTDIYTGAGTPVRFRSQQDVTRFFDGLDLLDPGVTVGHRWRPDGAVEATDATVSLWTGVGIKP
- a CDS encoding MASE1 domain-containing protein → MVGTEDLRRAAGFVVLTLAVALCYYAAGRLGLMRELVVEGAVFTPIWPPTGVAVACLLLFGLRCAPGIALGALLVIMSLTSLRPVVIGNLLGNTAAPVCAYLMLRRVGFRNDLARLRDGLALVFLGALTAMLVSATVGVGLLLLTDRLGAHSFWPVWLAWWVGDAMGVLLVTPVLLMLFAMRLPLDLSRWKEATGLALSACVLVPLATRSPVSLLFLVYPLLIWAALRFQLAGSMLCALFTSVLATVAATDAVGPFEGLSRIEVMIKLQAFNGTMALTALLLSAVITEQRNTRRSVERACQELVEVLEHLTAGEAPPGRPGKDAED
- a CDS encoding phosphotransferase enzyme family protein encodes the protein MHDTGGLGDVVADAYTLGDGDWAMEPVARGALGQIWKLTRKDAPNGPAGGPAWAVKELLFDGDEEQVLRESALRGAAERLGIASPRLFADRAGACLTRLGGSPDGPWVKLYEWVDGVPADASDPEILSWCGRTLAALHRAGAEPAGTPDPWYERCPSPAEWAQLHSRVRRAGVPWSDALGRFVASAAGELARHVSASVTEGVPADGEEVVVSHLDVKPQNVLVGPRGPVLLDWDNAGPTSAGRELAQAAFVWSGGNDFHAGSARRLVRAYREAGGRPVLRGLGSFSMLFATALNYVRVQAECAIDPTVTPAQREFASGQVVASLRDLPDPAAVARLAECLESAW
- a CDS encoding WGR domain-containing protein; protein product: MSAGSSTLSTTYLELSQDDGSAHKFYEVTVDGTVVTVRYGRIGATGQVQTTAFPTAEKARAAAAKKVGEKVRKGYAPAVAGQRAPRAVTRRQVASAPSTARAVAPVLWRFRTGSSAFGIHVDDDHCWVGNQAGDVYTLDHEGGVLARFNLPDGVKCLVADDFWIYAGCDDGKVYDLSSKLPFAAYDITADVDIFWLDIHEGVLNVSDRGGRLTVIDHEDEHQWARRSQGEHAWMVRADDRGVYHGHHRGVTAYAPDGGGELWHTPTRGGVLFGWQEDDAVYAGTAHRVVQRLSKATGAIEATYGCDSAVYSCATSPGGRFVFAGDASSSVYCFDRDGTRLWKLGTGGGSALSMQYHDERLYLVTTDGSLVCVDASETAVSAAQQGTVPVARDVKLAAVLPTYAPATAVSAVATVAQAPAGAVVVECVREGGRVRVHVVSEGYDTSWNVQFPREIREPGARYVVDALHSAAGGFYRVRGDIRRLL
- a CDS encoding SAM-dependent methyltransferase encodes the protein MTDHVTTPGPAAPQKIDTTVPHSARIWNYWLGGKDNYPVDEQAGDAYTAVFPGIVTIARSSRAFLRRNITFLVAEAGIRQFLDVGTGLPTAENTHEVAQGLAPETRIVYVDNDPLVLAHARALLTSTPQGATAYVDANVLDPERILAAAAETLDFTRPTALILSNILGHVADYDEARSVVTRLMAALPSGSYLSVNDGSRGVDPVFEQAQDAYNESGAVPYNLRTVDEITAYFEGLELLEPGVVSVPLWRPESASPAPAVIGEHGGLARKP
- a CDS encoding helix-turn-helix domain-containing protein, with the translated sequence MSEGRSGAGSPSAPTVLRMILGRRLQERRQHAGVSLEDAARALRVKPLTVRRLEKAEVGLRPLYVEILLETYGAGRQEIEEFVGLAERANEPGWWHPYRDVLPSWFSAYVSLETAARTLRAYEPHYVTGLLQTARYARAVLSGGFPNDRDDDLRRRVDLRLRRQSLLERSDAPTLWVVLEEAVLHRVVGDAEVMREQIDRLLEMSEQEHVSVDVVPFAAGAHVGACAPFTYFRFEEPELPDIVYTEILSGAVYLDQRSDVAAHLEAHNRMSLLTSDHDSRALLNRMRKEYS
- a CDS encoding DUF397 domain-containing protein — translated: MTGAQGIEGRAHHHVYNGMPAADLGEHGWESPWSGPNGGQCVQTKQLADGRVAMRQSTDPGGPALIYTPEEIAAFVAGVKRGLADHLTAG
- a CDS encoding kinase; amino-acid sequence: MAAVKAGTRDTRLVVLRGNSASGKSSIAAALRDRFGRGLALVGQDNLRRVVLRERDRPGAANIGLIDAVARYALDAGYHVVLEGLMYADHYGVMLARLRADHRGPTHAYYLDVPFAETLRRHATKPIAHEVGEADLRDWYRPLDLLPGGAETVIGADSALDDTVERILRDTGLDRLPPTDR